The genomic DNA GGTCTATATCTCGGGCGGGTTGTTGATTGGTGGCGCGATGGGCAATGTCATTGACCGCTTCTTTTATGGCGCTGTCGCGGATTTTCTGAACATGTCCTGCTGCGGGTTCAACAACCCTTATGCTTTCAATGTTGCGGATATCTGTATCTTCCTCGGTGCCATCGGGCTGGCCTTTCTTGCCGATGACAAAAAGAAATCGGCGTGACCTTGCGCTTGGCTTGAGCTACACAAACCCCACCAACCCTGAGGGATCATTGATGCGTGCGCTTTCCTTTTCTGTTCTGGCCCTAATTTTGGTCACCGCCTGTGGCAACACGGATCGTCCCCTGCGCGATTTGCGCTCGGCCAGTGGCGGGCCTGACGAGTTCGCCGTGATCCCGTTTGATCCGCTGGAAATCCCTGAAACGCGCGCCTTGCCTGACCCCACACCGGGCGGTGAAAACCGCGCTGATCCGACACCAAACGCTGATGCGATCCGCGCTTTGGGCGGATCACCTGCTGCAGTGTTTGCAGGCGGTATTCCTTCCGGTGATGCGGCGCTTCTGGCACGGACGAACCGATATGGCGTGGACCCGGCGATCCGCGCACAGCTTGCAGCAGAAGATGATGCGACGCTGCGTCGCGCTCGGCGCAGCAACCTGTTCAATCCCCTTGGGCGGGACAGATATTTTCCCGCATATAAGCGTCAGGCTCTTGATGCGCCAGCCGAATTGGCACGTCTTGGCGGGCTGGGCGTTGCTGTTCCGGAAATTCCTGCCGAAGCCATTAAGGCAAGAGAGCTTGCATCAGCCCCCTTGCTAGAACGGTTAGGGTTCCGTGGAGACTGTGTTTTCACAACCGAAGGATCACCGGACGGTCGCTTGCGCCGCGTCTGCCCGCCTGACGAAGAAGCAGAAGAAGAATAGGCGGACCTCACATCTGCGTATGGTGACTTGAACCAAGCGCAAAGCGGCGTACGTTCCCTTGTGTTGAACTCTGAAGGGATGCCTATGACACGCCTGTTCGCCGCTCTGCTCATGATGTTATCGGTTTCGGCCGCGCAAGCCGAAGAAGTCACGACCTATACGCTCGACAACGGCATGGAAGTGGTTGTGATCGAAGACCACCGCGCGCCGGTTGTGGTGCATATGCTCTGGTACAAAGTCGGGTCTGCAGATGAACCAGTTGGTGCCTCCGGTGTGGCGCACTTTCTTGAGCATCTGCTGTTCAAAGCGACTGATGTGCTGGAATCAGGTGAATTCTCGGCAACTGTGGCGGCCAATGGTGGCCGCGACAACGCCTTTACCAGCTATGATTACACGGCCTATTTCCAACGCATTGCCGCCGATCGGCTTGAGCTGATGATGCAGATGGAAAGCAACCGGATGAACAACCTGCGGATCACTGCAGAGGATGTCGAAACCGAACGTCAGGTCGTTCTTGAAGAACGCAATCAGCGCACCGAGAACAGCCCAAATGCGCTCGCCCGTGAACAGTTCCGCGCAGCCTTGTTCCAGAACCACCGCTATGGTGTGCCGATCATCGGCTGGAAGCACGAGATGGAAGAACTTGATTTGCAGGACGCGCTCGACTTCTACGATCTCTACTATTCACCCAATAACGCGATCCTTGTCGTGGCTGGCGATGTTGAACCGGAAGAGGTGCTTGCGCTGGCAGAAACCTACTACGGTGTCATCCCTGCCGAAGATCAGCTTCCCGCACGCGAACGCCCGCAGGAACCGCCACAGCGCGCGGAACGCCGCATCACCTATGTAGACGACCGCGTCAGCCAGCCGTTCCTCGTGCGCATGTATCTGGCACCCGAACGTGACCCGGGCGCGCAGCAAGAGGCAGCAGCCTTGGTCTATCTGGCCGAACTTTTGGGCGGTTCTCCGTTTACATCAGCGCTGGGTCAGGCGCTCCAGTTCGACACGCAGACTGCAATTTATACCAATGCCTCTTATCAAGGCGCATCATTGGATGATGGCATTTTCTCATTCGCTGTCGTCCCTGCTGACGGTGTTGCCCTGTCGGCGGCCGAAACCGCGATGGATGAGACCATCAGCGCGTTCCTAGAGGCAGAGATCGACCCTGCGCGCATGGAAAGTATTCGCACGCAGCTTCGCGCATCCGAAATCTATGCGCTTGATGATGTGCAAGGTCTTGCCCAACGCTATGGCGCGGCCCTATCGCAAAGCCTGACTGTCGCCGATGTGCAGGAATGGCCCGAGATCCTGCAATCCGTGACCGCAGAAGACATCAAAGCAGTCGCCGCCAAAGTGCTGAACCGTGATCAATCCGTGACCGGCTGGGTCGTGGCAAACCAAGAGGAGGCACGCTGATGCTGCGTATTCTGATTGCATTTTGCCTGACCGTTGTCGCCACAACGGCGCGGGCGGAACTGGACATCAAACAAGTCACTTCGCCTGGCGGAATCAATGCATGGGTTGTCGAGGAACCTGCAATCCCGTTTGTGGCTCTCGAAATCCGTATTCAGGGTGGTGGTACGCTTGACCTGCCCGGCAAGCGTGGCGCGACGAACCTGATGGCCGCACTTCTGGAAGAAGGGTCCGGCGACATGACGGCGCAAGAGTTCCAGACCGCGCTGGAAGATCTTGCCGCCAGTTTCTCATTCCGCGCATTTGACGACAGAATGCAAATTTCGGCGCGCTTCCTGACCGAAAACAAAGAAGAAGCCATCGCCTTGTTGCGGCAGGCCCTTATCGCGCCGCGCTTTGACCAAGACGCGCTGGATCGTGTGCGTGCACAGGTCATTGCGGGCATCAACAGCGATGCCAAGAGCCCCAATGCGATCGCAAGTTCAACATTCTACGCCAACGCTTTCGGTGAGCACCCATATGGGTCCAGCATTGACGGCACGATCGACTCTGTCACTGCGCTGACGCGTGACGACATGTTCGAGGCGCACCGCAATGCGCTGGTTCTTGATCGGCTTTATGTGTCCGTTGTTGGCGACACGAGCGCCGAAACCGTGGGTGCCATGCTTGATGACCTGTTGGGTGATTTGCCCGCAGAGGGCCCGCCTTTGGCCGAAGACGTGGCCTTTGGCCTGGATGGGGGGGTCACGGTTTTTGACTTTGAAACCCCTCAATCTGTGGCCTTCTTCGGACAGGCAGGCCTGAAACGTGATGATGAGGACTTTTTCGCCGCTTTCATACTGAACCACATTCTGGGTGCGGGTGGCTTTGAATCCCGCCTGATGACCGAGGTGCGTGAAAAGCGCGGCCTGACTTATGGCATCGGTACGTCCCTTGTGCCCAAATACCATGCCGAAATGATCCTTGGCTCTGTCGCCTCGTCGAACGAGACAATCGCCGAAGCCATTGCAGTGACGCGCAGTGAATGGCAACGGATGGCGCGCGAGGGTGTGACAGCGGAAGAGCTTGAAGTGGCCAAGACCTATCTGACGGGTGAATACCCTTTGCGATTTGACGGAAATGCCGAAATTGCAAGCATCATGGCAGGGATGCAGATGATCGGCCTGACGCCGGATTATGTGGTGGACCGCAACAGTTTTGTTGAAGCCGTGACGCTGGAAGACGTGAACCGTGTCGCTGCCGAATTGCTACAACCCGACGGGCTGCACTTTGTTGTGGTTGGTCAGCCCGAGGGGCTTGAATCGACGCAGTAGCCCCTCTGCGGCCCTGTTTTCCACTCGCAGAATCGCGGTGGGCCATGCTACAGATTGTGGCATGGCCACCGCAGACCCCCAAATAGAGCCGCGCCCCGTGATCCGGCAACTTGATGACGCTGCAATCAACCGGATTGCGGCGGGCGAAGTGCTGGAACGGCCTGCCTCGGCCGTCAAAGAGCTGATCGAAAACAGCGTTGATGCAGGCGCCACCCGCATTGAGGTGGTGATCGCCGATGGCGGCAAGACCCTGATCCGCGTCACAGACAACGGCTGCGGTATGACAGGCGCAGACCTTCCCTTGGCGCTCTCGCGGCACGCAACATCAAAGATCGACGGCTCTGACCTGTTGAACATCCGTTCTTTCGGCTTTCGCGGCGAAGCGCTGCCATCGTTGGGTGCAACAGGTCGCCTGACGATCACATCGCGTGCAAAAGGTGCAGATGCCGCCATGATTGCTGTCGCCGGCGGCAAGACAGAGGGTGTGAAACCGGCGGCGCTTTCCGCTGGCACCGTCATTGAATTGCGCGATCTCTTCTACGCCACCCCTGCCCGCCTGAAGTTCCTGCGCACCGACAGGGCCGAGGCACAGGCGGTCACCGATGTCGTCAAGCGGCTCGCCATGGCCGAACCTTTCATCACCTTCATTCTGCGCGATGCCTCAAACGGGGATAACCGCACGGTGTTTCGTGCCGATGCTGAAACAGGCGATCTTTTTGATGCACTGCACGGACGGTTGCAGGTGGTCTTGGGCAAGGATTTTGCCGAAAACGCCCTGCGGATCGACACCCAGCGCGATGGTTTTCACCTGACAGGCTATGCCGCGCTCCCGACCTATTCACGCGGGGCAGCAGTGGCGCAGTTCCTTTTCGTCAACGGCCGCCCTGTGCGGGACAAGATGCTGCTGGGCGCGTTGCGCGCGGCCTACATGGACGTGCTGTCGCGCGACAGGCATCCGGTGGCGGCGTTGTTCGTGGACTGCGATCCGACATTGGTGGACGTGAACGTCCACCCAGCAAAATCCGAGGTCCGTTTCCGCGATCCGGGAACTGTGCGCGGCTTGATCGTATCCGGCCTGCGACATGCCTTGGCCGACGCGGGGCACCGTGCCTCCACAACCGTGGCGAACGCGACGCTGGGCGCGATGACTCCGCAACCGGCCGCACCCCGCGTTTACCAGATGGACCGTCCCAGTTTCAGCGCACGGTCTATGACCTTTCAGGCACAGGCCCCGGGATTTGGTGAACAACCCTCTGCACGGTTTGAACCGGTGGTGGCGGATGAACCCGATCACCTGCCGCTTGGTGCTGCCCGCGCGCAGGTGCATGAAAACTATATCATCGCGCAAACCGAAAAAGGCATCGTCATCGTTGATCAACATGCCGCACACGAACGGCTGGTCTATGAGAAGCTGAAAGCACAGATGGCTGAAAACGGCGTTGCGGCGCAGGCCCTGCTGATCCCCGAAGTGGTCGAGCTTTCAGCGAACGAAGCGGCGCATTTGCTGGAAATCGCCGATGATCTGGCCAAATTCGGCCTGACCATTGAACCCTTTGGCGGCAATGCTGTGGCTGTGCGCGAGACGCCCGCAATTCTGGGCGAGGTAAACGCCGCAGCAATGATCCGCGATATTCTGGATGAACTTGCCGACCAAGGCGACAGCGCGTCGGTCCAAGCCCGGATCGAGGCAATCCTCAGCCGTGTGGCCTGTCACGGCTCGATCCGCTCTGGCAGGCGCATGCAGGCGGCGGAAATGAACGCGCTTCTCCGTGAAATGGAGGCGACGCCACTATCAGGGCAATGCAACCACGGCCGGCCCACCTATGTTGAACTCAAACTGGCCGATATCGAACGGCTTTTCGGGCGCACATGATCCAGATTGGCGAGAATATCTACGACCTCAGCGATCCCATGGTGCTTGGCGTGATCCTTGGAGGGGCAATTTTGCTCCTCGTACTAATCCTTTTGATCATGACGGTGCGCCGTGCAGGAAAATCCACAGAGGCCGTCCAGTTTGTCGCGTCACAGGTCGGGCGCTTGTCGCAGGATGTCCATTCGTTGGGGCAGGGTCAGCAACAGCTTGCAGGCAACATCAGCATCGTCAGCGAGGCGCAGGCCAATGCGCAGGTGCATGTGGTGCAGACGATGGAGGCACGTCTGGCCGAAGTGCAGGCCCAGATGGCCGAACGGCTGGCTGAAAACGCGATGAAATCGGCGCGCGCCTTGACCGAAATGCAGGAGCGCATGAAGGACACGCTGACCGGATCGTCCGAAAAGACCACCAAAAGCCTGACAGAGTTGCAAGAACGGCTGGCCACAATCGACAAGGCGCAGACCAATATTGAAAAGCTGTCGGGCGACGTGCTGTCCCTGCAGGATATTCTGTCAAACAAGCAAACACGCGGCGCGTTCGGCGAAATCCAGCTGCAGGATATCGTGTCCAAGGCCCTGCCATCGGAGAGCTACACTTGGCAGGCGACCCTTTCAAACGGCAGCAGACCCGATTGCCTCATCCACTTGCCCAATCCGCCCGGCCCTATTGTTGTTGACGCGAAATTTCCGCTTGAGGCCTACGAAGCTTTGATGGCGGCAGAGACAAAGCCGGAACGCGAACGCGCGCTGACCACCTTTGGACAGGCGATCAGAACGCACATCAAAAAGATTTCCGAAAGCTATCTGATTGAAGGCGAAACCGCCGACGGAGCGTTGATGTTCCTGCCGTCCGAGGCCGTCTATGCCGAACTCCACAGCCGCCTCCCCCATGTGGTGCGCGAAGGTTTCACCGCGCGCGTCTGGATTGTCTCGCCGACCACCTGCATGGCGACCCTGAACACGATGCGCGCCATCCTGAAAGACGCGCGGATGCGCGAACAGACGGGTGCGATCCGCAAGGAACTCGCGCTGCTGGGGGGCGATGTCGACCGTCTGGTGACGCGCGTGGGCAACCTTGACCGTCACTTTGGGCAAGCGGCAAAAGATATCGAAGATATCAAGATATCAGCCGAAAAGGCGGGCAAACGTGCGCATCGTCTGGATCAATTTGATTTTGAGGAACTGGCGCCAGAGGACTCCGCAAAGGTCGTGCCCATTATGCCACCGAAGGTCTAGCCAATGTCGCAACGTGTTTTCATCACCGCTGGCGCGGGCGGCATCGGCAAGGTGATCGCCGAGACCTATGTCGCACAAGGTGCGCAGGTATTTGTGTGCGATCAGGACCACACAGCGATTGATAACCTCACAGAGGAGATCAACGGGACGTGCGTTGACGTGACCGATGAAGCAGCATTGGACGCTTGGCTGCAAGACGGGATTGCCAGATTTGGCGGTTGCGATGTCCTGATCAACAATGCGGGTATTGCAGGACAAGCTGACCCTGTTGAGGCACTTGATCTTGCACAGTGGCGGACATGCCTTGCCGTGAACCTCGATGCGCAGATGATCACCTGCCGCGCGATCGCTCCTGTGATGAAACGCCAGAAATCTGGCGTGATTATCAATCTGTCCTCAACCTCCGGCCTCTTTGGTGCGCCGTTTCGTGCGCCATATGCTGCGGCAAAATGGGCGGTGATCGGCTTTACCAAAACCATTGCAACTGAATTGGGACCATACGGAATCCGCTGCAATGCGATCTGTCCGGGTGCGGTCAGTGGTGATCGGATGGACAGGGTACTTGCCGCCGAAGCGCAGGCGCGTGGCGTGGCTCCGCAAGATGTCTATCAGGAATATGCATCCGGCAGTTCCCTGCGCCGGTTTGCTGAACCATCAGAAATCGCGCAGCTTTGTCTTTACCTTTCCTCTGATGCAGCGAAATTTATATCAGGTCAGGCAATCGCGGTTGATGGCAACACCGAGACTTACCATTCAGTCTAGGGACCGGACGCAATAAAGGAAAAGGCGCCACAAAACCAATTGGGACGCCTTTCAATAAATTTTGCTACCGTGATTAGATGCCAATGAAACGCTGCGCGATGCGGGGAACCAAACCGTTGAACCGGAGCGGCGCATCTGTTGCGGCAAGACAGATACAATCCATACCTTCCTCAGCGACTGGCGTGTGGTTCAAATCTTCGTTGGCAACCTCAACGTCACCCGCGCCAAAGCGGTCTTCTTCGTCCGTAAAGGCGCCCTGCAGCACTAGCGTAAGCTCTGTCCCGCGGTGTCCGTGATCCGGAACAGCCGTACCTGCCGGAATCCGCAATAGGCGGACGCTGGCGTCTTTTGATGTTTTCAGTACCAGTTGGCTTACACCGCCACCGACTTTGCGCCATTTCAGACTGTCGATATCGCCTGTGACATAATCCTGAAGAGGGCCCGGGAACACGCTGTCTTTTGTACGCCGCGGTGCCGGCTTGTCCGCAAACTTGCCACTGTCAATCAAGGCGAGTGTCGCAGCCAGTGCATCCTCGGCCACATCAACAGGCGCTGTATCCATCATGACCTCGCCGCCGACGGCTTCATATTCGGCCAAGGCCGCGCGACAATCGTCACACATGCTGATGTGGGTCGCCACGACCAGATTAAAGGCCTCCGGCAGCGTACCGGCGGCATAGCCCATCAAAAGGGGCTCGGTCAGGTGATGTTTTATTTTTGTCATGTCGTTCATCATTTCATTGCGTGGCGCAGCCGATCCAACGCCAACCTAATCCGCGATTTGATTGTTCCCAGTGGCAATCCCGTCTCTGCGGCGATTTGACTATGGGTCAGCTCGCCAAAGTAGGCGCGCTCAATCAGTTTCCTTTGTTCTTCAGGCAAAGTGGCCAAGGCCTGCCCGAGCTGTTCTGTTTCTTGCTGCAGGCCGATGGCATCGGCCTGATCTGGTTCCGCTTCTGGGCCCCATGGCAAATCTTCGGGTTCAGGCCGGCGCTGTTTGCGCAGAATGTCGATCTTGCGATTTCGGGCGATTGTAAAAATCCATGTGGATACACTCGCCTTGGTCGGATCAAACATATGGGCCTTGTTCCAAAGGGTCGCCATGACCTCCTGTGTGCATTCTTCTGCCAGATCCGGGCTGGCCCCCGATTTCATTAAGAACGATTTCACGCGAGGTGCAAAATAGCCAAACAGCTCGGCGAAGGCCGCACGGTCCTGGTTATCACGCACCGCGTAGACCTGGACGACCCAAGCCATGCGTTTCGTCGTCTGTTCGGTGTTCACCTTTGATGTCTCCGCTGCGCGCTTAAGATGTGCCTTCGCACCATCATATGTGCTTGGCACGGGCAACGCATCCGCTTTTCTCAAGGTGGTTGGTTCCGTTAACATATGAGTATTACGCGCCCAATGACGGAGTGGATCACAACAGAGGTGCTTTTTTGTGATGATCCATGTAAGTGGCAGCGACGTAACAACAATAAGAAACGATCAAGCGAAACTGGAGCCCCCCACCCATGCCATTCGAAACCGGGACGATCGCGCCCAAGAAAATTGCGGTCATTGGTGCCGGTATTTCGGGAATGGGCGCTGCACATGCGCTCGCACAAAACCACCAAGTTGTGTTGTATGAAGCAGAGGGGCGTCTTGGCGGCCATGCACGCACACGGATGGCGGGCAAGAACGGCGATCAGGCTGTGGATACGGGCTTTATCGTTTTCAACTATGCCAATTACCCACATCTGACAAAGCTGTTCGGCGACCTCGATGTGCCGGTTACAAAAAGCAACATGAGCTTTGGCGCATCGTTCAGCGGAGGCCGCATGGAATATGGCCTTGCCAGCATGAACGCGCTCTTCGCCCAGCGCAGCAATATCGCAAGCCCGCGCTTTTTACGCATGGTCCGCGATATTCTGAAATTCAACGCGAAAGGCCTCGAGGCAAGTCAGGATGAGACGCTGACCATCGGCCAGTTGTTGAAGAAACTGAAACTCAGCGATTATTTCCGCGATCATTATCTGCTGCCATTTTCGGGCGCGATCTGGTCGACCCCGAAAGAAAAGATTCTCGATTTTCCTGCCTATGCAATGATGAAGTTTTTTGACAACCACGCACTTCTCAGCGCAACGGGCCAGCACCAGTGGTACACGGTTGATGGCGGGTCGCGTGAATATGTCACGCGGCTTGGGGCGGATATGATGAAACGCGGTGTTGAAACCCGTCTCGGCGCGCCAATTGATGCGGTACGCCGCACGCAGGCTGGTGCCGAAGTCAAAACAGATGGCGCGGAATGGGAGGCCTTTGACGAGGTGGTCTTTGCCACCCATTCCGACGATACGCTGGCGATGCTGTCGGACGCCACAGCCATTGAGCAATCTGTGCTCGGCGCGGTGCGGTATCAAGCCAACAAGGTGGTTCTGCACTCTGATACATCCATCATGCCCAAGCGCCGTCAGGTCTGGTCGTCGTGGATCTATTCCGAGGATGCCCAGCGCACCGATACCGAGATCAACTTGACCTACTGGATGAATTCGCTGCAGCCTTGGCTGAAAGCCGAGGAGATGATGGTCACTCTGAACAGCAATCGTCCGATCAAGGAAGAACTGATCTGGGACGAAGTCACACTGCGCCACCCCGTCTATGATCTTGAAGCGATTGCCGCACAGGACGCGGCGGCGGCGATGAACGGCGCGAACCGGACGTGGTTTTGCGGTGCATGGATGAAGAACGGGTTCCATGAGGATGGCCTGTCGAGCGCCTTGGATGTCGTGCGCTCACTCGACGCGCGTGCGCGGATGAACGTCGCGGCGGAGTGACATCCACCGTTCAACATATCGCAGCTGAGACCTACCACGGACGGCGGGGGGCGGTAAAAAACGCCTTTCGCTATTCGATCGACTATGTGTTGCTGGACGCGGAGGCCGAACTGGCAACCCCGACCCTGTTTTCGCGCAATGCAGGCAACCTGATGTCACTGCATGACAATGATCATGGTGGCGCATCCAAGGCCGGTGTCGGAGCCGCGTGGGTGCGGAACGTGCTTTCAGCTTATGAGATAGAGGATGCTGTACGTATTGAACTTCTCGCTCAGCCCCGCGTTCTGGGTCATGTGTTCAACCCTGTTTCCTTCTGGCTTTGCTATGATGCGGATGACGCGCTGACCACAGTGATTGCCGAGGTGACAAATACCTTTGGCGATCGCCATTCCTACTTGTGTCGTCATGCGGACGGCCGTGCGATCACCAAGGACGAAACACTGTCGGCACAAAAACTGATGCATGTCTCGCCGTTCCAGCCAATCGAGGGCGGCTATACGTTTCGTTTTGATATGCAGCCTGACGCGATTGGCATCTGGATTGATTATTCACGCGGCAACGGCGGGCTGATTGCCACGCTGACAGGGCCACGCAAACCCATCACCAATACAGCGATCATCAAGGCGGCGCTCCGGCGACCCTTCGGGTCTCGTCGCGTGCTGGCACTCATCCATTGGCAGGCGGTCAAACTCTGGTGGAAAGGTGCAACGTTCCGGTCGCAGCCCGAACCACCCGCCGACGAGGTGAGCCGGTGAAGGCGCTAACCGACCGCCTTCCCGCCTATTCGCTTTTCGCTGCCGTTCTCGCGGGTGCAGGCCTGCCGATCTATATATATGCGCCGAAATATTACGCCGACACCTATGGTGTCAGCCTTGCCGCACTCGGCACGCTGTTATTCGTGATGCGCCTTTTCGACATGATCCAGGACCCTGTTCTGGGCTGGCTCAGCGAACGGCTGACAAGCGCCAAGAAGCTGGTGATCACGCTGACGGCGGGTGTCATGGCGCTGTCGATGATAGGGCTTTTTGCGGTGGCGCCGCCGATCAATCCACTTTGGTGGTTCGCGATCACGGTGACAGGGCTCTTTACGGCATTCAGCTTCCTCACGATCAATTTCTACGCCCAAGGCGTCAGCAAAGCCGGCAGTGGCCCGCAAGGCCATGTGCGGCTGGCCGCGTGGCGCGAAAGCGGGGCGTTGATCGGTGTCTGCATAGCCGCCGTCGTACCCACCGTGTTGATCGGTGTGGTGGCCGATCCTTTCGCGGCCTTCGCCTACGGCTTCACCGCGCTCACCGTGGCCGCCGCCATCTTTATGTGGCCCGAGTGGAAGGAAAGGGTCAGTCAGGAACCATCGCAGATCGGTGAAATCATTCGCGACAAAACGGCACGCAAGTTGCTTGTTTTGGCCTTGGTGAATGCCACCCCCCTCGCTGTTTCTTCGACACTTTTTCTCTTTTATGTCGAGAGCAAACTGGGCGCGGTAGGCTGGGAAGGGCCCCTTCTGGTCCTGTTTTTCCTCGCCGCCGCGGTCTCTTCCCCCGTTTGGTCAGCGCTCGCGCGGCGCTTCTCGCCCAAACCCGTTTTGCTGGCCGCCATGGTGCTTGCCGTCGCTTCATTTGGTTACACCCTCACTTTATCGCCCGGTGATGTGATCCCTTTCGCGGTTATCTGCGTACTAAGTGGAGCAAGCATCGGCGCAGACCTTACTTTGCTGCCCGCGATGTTTGCGAAACGTATGGCTGCCATCTCGCCAAATGGCGGACAGGGATTTGGCCTATGGAATTTGGTGAACAAGTTCACGCTTGCCTTCGCCGCGGTGGTTTTGCTGCCGCTACTTGAACGATCCGGTTTTCAGGCCGGGGCAACCGATTTGCCCGCTGAAGCCATCACGATGCTGACGGTGCTCTATGCACTGGTGCCATCGCTATTGAAAATTTTGGCAATCGGTTTGCTGGTTGCCACAAGACTTGAGGACTAAACGATGTCGTTTATGACCTACATTCTGATCGGTGCAGCCTTGATGGCCATCGCCGTGTTCCTGCGAGAGCGTTACGTGTCGTTCTGGGCGCAGAAAACTGATGATTACGCCGACGGCCCGATCTTTGATATCCGCGAACGATTCAACGGACCGATTGTCTGCGAAGGTGTGATCTACGGGCCAACCGGCCGCGTATCATCGCGTTTCGTAGCGGATTTTGAGGCCTCGTGGAACGGCAATATCGGAACCATGAAAGAGGTCTTTCATTACGACAGTGGACAGGTGCAAGAGCGCGAATGGACACTGACCCTTGGCAATGACGGGTCGATCAAGGCTGACGCGCCTGATCTCGTCGGTTCCGGTTTTGGTGCGCAGAAAGGCTCTGCCGTTTCGCTGAACTACCGCATCAAACTGACCGAAGAGGCAGGCGGGCATGCACTTGATGTCACCGACTGGATGTATCTGATGGCCAACGGGTCAATCATGAACCGCAGCCAGTTCCGCAAGTTCGGGATCAAAGTGGCCGAACTCGTCGCCACCATGCGCCCCAAAGGCAAAGCCTACGCAGGAGAATAATTGTGAAAAACTGGCAAGGAAAACGATACTGGCTTGTAGGCGCAAGCGAGGGGTTGGGACGCGAAGTGGCGTTCTGCCTGAGCCGCGCAGGGGCCGAGGTGATCGTGTCTGCCAGATCAGAGGACCGGTTGAAGGAATTGGTCGCAGAGCTTCCCGGTAAAGCCTCTTATATCAATGTAGATGTCGCCGACCGCGCCGCGGTTGAGGCCGCCGCCAAAGAAGCAGGCGAGATTGATGGCGTTGTCTATCTCGCTGGCGTCTACTGGCCGATGAAGGCCCAGGACTGGGACAATGAGAAGGCGGACATGATGGGCGAGGTCAACTTCCTCGGCGCATCGCGTGTCGTCGGCGCGGTTATCAAGGATATGGTCGCGAAAGAGGCGGGGCACATTGTACTGGTCGGCTCGCTCTCGGGCTTCCGCGGGTTGCCCGGTGCGATCGGGTATTCTGCTTCAAAAGCAGGCCTGATGTCTTTGGCGGAATCAATGCAGGCCGATCTGCGCACCTCTCCAATTGAAGTGCAGTTGATCAACCCCGGCTTCATCAAGACCCGCCTGACCGACAAGAACGACTTTACCATGCCATTCATCATGTCGCCAGAAGATGCAGCCAAAGAGGTGTTCGAGCATATGAACACAGAAAACTTCAAGAAAAGCTTTCCCATGCTCTTCTCTTGGGTCTTCCGTTTGTCGCAATTCATGCCGGATTGGATGTATTATCGGTTGTTCGGGTCCAAGTAGTCCCGATTACCGCGGCATCGGATTGGTGGCGTTCTTGTAGGGTTTCCAGTTCCTGATCTCTGGATAATACCGCTGGCGCCAGTCCTTGACGCGTGGGTTCATGACCTTGCGCCATGCAGGCGGGACCAGCGCGATCATCGTCATCAGCGGATAACCATAGGGCAGTTGCGGCGCCTCATCGTCATCGTAGGTCTGAAGTAACGGAA from Yoonia rosea includes the following:
- a CDS encoding DNA recombination protein RmuC, whose protein sequence is MIQIGENIYDLSDPMVLGVILGGAILLLVLILLIMTVRRAGKSTEAVQFVASQVGRLSQDVHSLGQGQQQLAGNISIVSEAQANAQVHVVQTMEARLAEVQAQMAERLAENAMKSARALTEMQERMKDTLTGSSEKTTKSLTELQERLATIDKAQTNIEKLSGDVLSLQDILSNKQTRGAFGEIQLQDIVSKALPSESYTWQATLSNGSRPDCLIHLPNPPGPIVVDAKFPLEAYEALMAAETKPERERALTTFGQAIRTHIKKISESYLIEGETADGALMFLPSEAVYAELHSRLPHVVREGFTARVWIVSPTTCMATLNTMRAILKDARMREQTGAIRKELALLGGDVDRLVTRVGNLDRHFGQAAKDIEDIKISAEKAGKRAHRLDQFDFEELAPEDSAKVVPIMPPKV
- a CDS encoding SDR family oxidoreductase, whose protein sequence is MSQRVFITAGAGGIGKVIAETYVAQGAQVFVCDQDHTAIDNLTEEINGTCVDVTDEAALDAWLQDGIARFGGCDVLINNAGIAGQADPVEALDLAQWRTCLAVNLDAQMITCRAIAPVMKRQKSGVIINLSSTSGLFGAPFRAPYAAAKWAVIGFTKTIATELGPYGIRCNAICPGAVSGDRMDRVLAAEAQARGVAPQDVYQEYASGSSLRRFAEPSEIAQLCLYLSSDAAKFISGQAIAVDGNTETYHSV
- a CDS encoding ChrR family anti-sigma-E factor; the protein is MTKIKHHLTEPLLMGYAAGTLPEAFNLVVATHISMCDDCRAALAEYEAVGGEVMMDTAPVDVAEDALAATLALIDSGKFADKPAPRRTKDSVFPGPLQDYVTGDIDSLKWRKVGGGVSQLVLKTSKDASVRLLRIPAGTAVPDHGHRGTELTLVLQGAFTDEEDRFGAGDVEVANEDLNHTPVAEEGMDCICLAATDAPLRFNGLVPRIAQRFIGI
- a CDS encoding sigma-70 family RNA polymerase sigma factor, with translation MAWVVQVYAVRDNQDRAAFAELFGYFAPRVKSFLMKSGASPDLAEECTQEVMATLWNKAHMFDPTKASVSTWIFTIARNRKIDILRKQRRPEPEDLPWGPEAEPDQADAIGLQQETEQLGQALATLPEEQRKLIERAYFGELTHSQIAAETGLPLGTIKSRIRLALDRLRHAMK
- a CDS encoding NAD(P)/FAD-dependent oxidoreductase; this encodes MPFETGTIAPKKIAVIGAGISGMGAAHALAQNHQVVLYEAEGRLGGHARTRMAGKNGDQAVDTGFIVFNYANYPHLTKLFGDLDVPVTKSNMSFGASFSGGRMEYGLASMNALFAQRSNIASPRFLRMVRDILKFNAKGLEASQDETLTIGQLLKKLKLSDYFRDHYLLPFSGAIWSTPKEKILDFPAYAMMKFFDNHALLSATGQHQWYTVDGGSREYVTRLGADMMKRGVETRLGAPIDAVRRTQAGAEVKTDGAEWEAFDEVVFATHSDDTLAMLSDATAIEQSVLGAVRYQANKVVLHSDTSIMPKRRQVWSSWIYSEDAQRTDTEINLTYWMNSLQPWLKAEEMMVTLNSNRPIKEELIWDEVTLRHPVYDLEAIAAQDAAAAMNGANRTWFCGAWMKNGFHEDGLSSALDVVRSLDARARMNVAAE
- a CDS encoding DUF1365 domain-containing protein, producing the protein MTSTVQHIAAETYHGRRGAVKNAFRYSIDYVLLDAEAELATPTLFSRNAGNLMSLHDNDHGGASKAGVGAAWVRNVLSAYEIEDAVRIELLAQPRVLGHVFNPVSFWLCYDADDALTTVIAEVTNTFGDRHSYLCRHADGRAITKDETLSAQKLMHVSPFQPIEGGYTFRFDMQPDAIGIWIDYSRGNGGLIATLTGPRKPITNTAIIKAALRRPFGSRRVLALIHWQAVKLWWKGATFRSQPEPPADEVSR